In the Streptomyces coeruleoprunus genome, TGCGCGATCGTGCTGGGCGGCTCGGGGGCGGCGCTGCGGCACGTCGAGACGGCCCTGCAGAACGCGGCCCGGACGCTGTACTCGATGCCGCCCGAGCACGGTGCGGCGATCGTGGCGACGATCCTTGAGGACGACGGGCTGCGGGCGGCGTGGCGGGCGGAGCTGGACGCCATGCGGTCCCGGATCGCGGCCAACCGGGCGGCCCTGGTGGACCGGCTGGCCGCGCTGGGCTGCGGGGACGCGGCGGCGCCGCTGGCCCGGCAGAAGGGCATGTTCGCGGGGCTGCCGCTGACGCCGGAGCAGATGCGGGTGCTGCGCCGCGACCACGCGATCTACGGCACGGCGTCGGGCCGCGTCAACATCGCGGGCCTGCCGGCGGACCGCGTCGACTGCCTGGCCCACGGCATCGCGGCGGTACTGGAGCCGGTCGCGGTCTGACGGGGCGAACTTCAGCCCGTCCGGCGTGTGAGGACGAGCTCCCCCAAGCTCGAAGAGCTTGGGGGAGCGATCGCGGGTCTGGGGGCGTAGCCCCCGGTTCCGGGAAGGGGCGGGGTGGGGTAAGAAACACACCTATCCCCCGTACGTCGCCTGCGCCTCGTCCAGGACCGCGGCGAAGTCCGCCGCAAGGCGGGACGCCTCGGCCGGGCGGAGCCCGGCGACGGTGATGCGGACGCCCGGCCCGGAGGCGATGCGGAACCGGGCCCCGGCGGCGACCCACCAGCCGCGTGTGCGCAACCCGTTGACCACGGCCGACTCGTCGCGGACCGGGACCCACACGTTCATCCCGCTCCGCCCGTGCGAGGGGATGCCCCGGGCCGCCAGTTCGGTCCGCAGGGCCGTGCGCCGCTCGGCGTACGCGTCACGTGCCTGCCGTACGCGCTCGCGTGTGGCGGGGTCGGCGAGGAGGCCGTGCACGGTCTCCTGGAGCAGATGGCTGACCCAGCCGGAGGTCAGCAGCAACAGGCCGTCGTGCCGGGCGAGCGTCATCGGATCGCACGCGGCGGCCGCCCACCGCAGGTCGGTGCCCAGGTACTTGGTGACCGTGCGGACGTGGGCCCACCGGGGCGGGGGGCCGTCTCCCCCGGTCAGCGAGTGCAGCGGCGCGTCGGCGATCTCGGCCGCGTTGTCGTTCTCGACGACGAGGACGTCGGGGGCCTCGCGCAGCACCGCGAGGAGGTCGTCGCGGCGCCGGCGCGAGAAGTGGCCGCCGCACGGGTTCTGCGCCCGCGGGCTGCACACGACCGCGCGGGCTCCCGCGCGCAGCGCCTCCCGCAGGGCGTCCGGCCGGATCCCCTCGTCGTCGACGGCCACGGGCACGGTCCGCAGGCCGAGCGCCTGGATCAGGTCGAGCAGATGGTGGTAGCCGGGGTCCTCCATGGCGACGGCGTCGCCGGGGCGCAGCTCCGTCGTCAGCACCCGCGCCACCAGGTCCAGGGCGCCGTGCGCGAAGGTGATGTGGCCGGCCGGCACGCCGTCCTCGGCCAGCCAGCCGCGCACCGTGTCCTCCAGGTGCGGCAGCCGGGGCATGGTGCGGTGCGAGCGCGCGCCGGGCGACAGCCGGACGGGCGGCAGCAGGTCGGGCAGGAAGGCCGGATCGGGGTGGCCCGCCGCGAGGTCACGCAGGCCCTCCGGCACGCGGGGCGGGCGGCGCGAGGCCACGGCGGGCGCGGCGGCGACGACGGTGCCGCCCCGGCCGCGGGTGACGACGACCCCGCGCTGCCGCAGTTCCTTGTAGGCCGTCGCCACGGTGCCGGGGCTGACGCCCAGTTCGTCGGCCAGCCTCCGCACGGGCGGCAGGGCGTCGCCCGGCGTCAGCTCCCCCTCGGCGATGCCGCGTTCGACGGACGCGGCGATTCCCTTGGCGGTCGCACCTTCGATCGCATATTGTGTTGCCACAGACACAATTATGTACCAGTACATAGTCTTGCGGCAAGGGGGGCCGGTGGATTCGCACCGACGCGGGATCACGGGAAAACGGGACGCGGGCAGGGGCCGGCTCGGAGGGAGGGTTCGGGGGGCCGCGACGGCCGCCTGATGCTCTGGGTCACCTGTGTGGACAAGACCGGCAGCGGCCTGTGGGTGACCGTCAGCGCCCTGTACTTCGCCCAGGTCGCCGGGTTGTCGCTGGTCGCGGTCGGCACGCTCATGGCCGTGTCGGGCGCCGTCGGCGTGGCGGGCGCGCCGCTCGCCGGGCGCCTGGCCGACCGGATGCCGCTCGTCCGCCTGCTGGTCGCGATGCAGCTGCTGCGCGCCGCCGCGACCGCCGCGCTCCTCACCACGGACGCCTTCGGACCGCTGCTCGTGTACGCGGCGCTCGCCGCGTTCGGCGACCGCGCCGCGAACGTCCTGACCAAGCTCTACGCCGCCCGCCTGGGCGGCTCGCAGCGCGTGCGCTACCAGGCGATCGTCCGTACGGCGGCCAACGCCGGCTGGGCGGTCGGCGGCCTGGTCGCCGCCGGTGCGCTCGCCGTCGGCACGACCACCGCGTACCAGGCGCTCCTCCTCGGCAACGTCCTGTCGTTCCTCGGCGCGGCCGCCCTCACCCTGCGCTGCGCCGAACCGCCCTCGCCGAGCCGCACGGTGGCCTCCTCCGCCACCGGCCCGGCGACGGCGACCAGGCCCCCGTCACCGTGGCGGGA is a window encoding:
- a CDS encoding aminotransferase class I/II-fold pyridoxal phosphate-dependent enzyme, translated to MATQYAIEGATAKGIAASVERGIAEGELTPGDALPPVRRLADELGVSPGTVATAYKELRQRGVVVTRGRGGTVVAAAPAVASRRPPRVPEGLRDLAAGHPDPAFLPDLLPPVRLSPGARSHRTMPRLPHLEDTVRGWLAEDGVPAGHITFAHGALDLVARVLTTELRPGDAVAMEDPGYHHLLDLIQALGLRTVPVAVDDEGIRPDALREALRAGARAVVCSPRAQNPCGGHFSRRRRDDLLAVLREAPDVLVVENDNAAEIADAPLHSLTGGDGPPPRWAHVRTVTKYLGTDLRWAAAACDPMTLARHDGLLLLTSGWVSHLLQETVHGLLADPATRERVRQARDAYAERRTALRTELAARGIPSHGRSGMNVWVPVRDESAVVNGLRTRGWWVAAGARFRIASGPGVRITVAGLRPAEASRLAADFAAVLDEAQATYGG
- a CDS encoding MFS transporter, whose product is MLWVTCVDKTGSGLWVTVSALYFAQVAGLSLVAVGTLMAVSGAVGVAGAPLAGRLADRMPLVRLLVAMQLLRAAATAALLTTDAFGPLLVYAALAAFGDRAANVLTKLYAARLGGSQRVRYQAIVRTAANAGWAVGGLVAAGALAVGTTTAYQALLLGNVLSFLGAAALTLRCAEPPSPSRTVASSATGPATATRPPSPWRDRPYLLYVLSDTVLCLHDSVFHVGLPLWIVHATDAPPELVPLLTVLNSAMVVGLQVPLSRLGADTEACRRLLLPLAATFATAGLALAASVVDGPWLASAALLLATAVLTLAEMLHAVVAWELSVALAPDRAQGAYVGVHGLASSAQRSAGPLVVTAAVAGGPAGWAAFGAAVALTCLAQHRLVRDRVAKPSPVAV